In Thermodesulfobacteriota bacterium, one DNA window encodes the following:
- the rpoZ gene encoding DNA-directed RNA polymerase subunit omega, producing the protein MARITIEDCLKKEENRFALVHLAAKRVRQLLKGAKPLVNAPENKEVVVALREIAAGKVVSKKETLDSNNT; encoded by the coding sequence ATGGCTAGAATAACAATTGAAGATTGCCTGAAAAAAGAAGAAAACCGTTTTGCTCTTGTGCATCTGGCAGCAAAGAGGGTCAGGCAACTACTAAAGGGCGCAAAACCTTTAGTGAATGCACCAGAAAATAAAGAAGTGGTAGTAGCACTGCGGGAAATTGCTGCTGGCAAAGTTGTCTCAAAAAAGGAAACTCTTGATTCCAACAATACTTAA
- a CDS encoding ATP-binding cassette domain-containing protein, whose product MIQVENLTKYYGNIPAIEDVTFTAEKGEILGFLGPNGAGKTTTMRILSCFMPATKGTAKVAGYDVFKDSLEVRKRIGYQPENVPIYRDMSVLTYLNFVAQVRGIDRRERKAKIGKVMDECGITEVSGKLIGKLSKGYRQRVGIAQALVHDPEVLILDEPTIGLDPRQIHGIRGLVKDLGGKRTIILSTHILPEVSMTCQRVIIINEGRLVAVDTPDNLMARLQKGTKILAEIEGPPDDIMKELKGVSGVKNIEKKDAKSENTFTYLIDSAIDRDIRKELFATISKNGWLLTEIRQIDMSLEDIFLKLVTEEKD is encoded by the coding sequence ATGATCCAGGTAGAAAACCTTACCAAATACTATGGCAATATTCCAGCCATCGAAGATGTAACTTTTACTGCAGAGAAGGGCGAGATCCTTGGGTTTCTGGGACCCAATGGAGCTGGGAAAACTACTACCATGAGAATCTTAAGCTGCTTTATGCCAGCTACCAAAGGAACAGCAAAGGTAGCAGGCTATGATGTATTTAAAGATTCCCTGGAGGTTAGAAAAAGGATCGGCTATCAGCCTGAAAATGTCCCCATATACAGGGACATGTCGGTTTTAACCTATCTCAACTTTGTGGCACAGGTAAGGGGCATTGACAGGAGAGAAAGGAAGGCAAAAATAGGAAAAGTAATGGATGAATGCGGAATAACAGAGGTGTCTGGCAAACTCATAGGGAAGCTTTCCAAAGGCTACAGACAAAGAGTAGGAATAGCCCAGGCGCTGGTCCATGACCCTGAGGTTCTCATTTTAGATGAGCCAACCATTGGTCTTGACCCCAGACAGATCCATGGTATAAGGGGATTGGTAAAGGATCTAGGAGGCAAAAGGACCATTATACTGAGCACCCACATACTTCCAGAGGTCAGCATGACATGCCAACGAGTAATTATTATTAATGAAGGACGATTGGTTGCTGTTGACACACCAGACAATTTAATGGCAAGGCTCCAAAAGGGCACAAAGATCCTTGCGGAGATAGAAGGCCCTCCAGATGATATAATGAAGGAATTGAAGGGGGTATCCGGGGTTAAAAATATTGAAAAGAAGGATGCCAAATCTGAGAATACTTTTACTTACCTGATAGATTCTGCGATTGACAGAGACATTCGCAAAGAACTATTTGCCACAATTTCAAAGAATGGTTGGTTACTTACAGAGATACGCCAGATAGACATGAGCTTGGAAGACATATTTTTAAAATTAGTTACGGAGGAAAAAGACTAA
- the dnaJ gene encoding molecular chaperone DnaJ, translating to MGKRDYYDVLGLSRGANDEEIKKSYRKLAMKYHPDRNPGKKEAEDKFKEAAEAYEVLRDPEKRRLYDQFGHEGLKGTGFKGFSGFEDIFSTFGDIFEDFFGFGTRRSRTAVRRGTDLRYDIQLSFAEAAFGKETEIEIPKSVQCDKCEGTGAKPGTYPVNCPGCQGKGQITRSQGFFSISTACPHCNGEGRIITNPCVDCHGTGKVTKKKKVSAKIPGGVEDGSRLRLRGEGEEGERGGAPGDLYVVLHVERHPLFDRDGYDIICQIPISFTQAALGTEIDIPTLNGAKKIHIPRGTQSGHTFRLKGEGTHHLRGHGRGDQIVQVIVKTPTKLTKRQEELLTEFASINEEETPLKKRFWK from the coding sequence ATGGGAAAGCGAGACTATTATGATGTACTGGGGCTCAGTCGGGGGGCAAATGATGAAGAAATAAAGAAGAGTTATAGAAAACTGGCAATGAAATACCATCCCGACAGAAATCCAGGAAAAAAAGAAGCTGAAGATAAATTTAAAGAGGCAGCAGAGGCATACGAGGTTTTGAGAGACCCGGAGAAAAGACGGCTTTATGATCAATTCGGGCACGAAGGATTGAAAGGAACTGGATTCAAAGGGTTTTCTGGATTTGAAGATATCTTCTCAACTTTTGGGGATATATTTGAAGATTTTTTCGGTTTTGGGACGAGAAGAAGTAGAACCGCTGTTAGAAGAGGGACGGATCTTCGCTATGACATTCAACTATCATTCGCAGAAGCAGCCTTTGGGAAAGAAACCGAAATTGAAATACCCAAGTCTGTACAATGTGATAAATGTGAAGGGACAGGTGCAAAACCAGGTACTTACCCTGTAAACTGTCCCGGATGTCAGGGAAAAGGACAGATAACCCGCTCTCAAGGATTTTTCAGCATAAGCACCGCCTGTCCCCATTGTAATGGTGAAGGAAGGATTATTACCAACCCATGTGTGGATTGTCATGGTACTGGAAAGGTAACAAAGAAGAAAAAGGTATCGGCGAAAATACCAGGGGGAGTTGAAGACGGTTCTCGTTTAAGGCTCAGAGGAGAAGGTGAAGAAGGCGAAAGAGGGGGAGCACCAGGGGACCTTTATGTTGTTTTGCATGTGGAACGCCACCCACTTTTTGATAGAGATGGGTATGACATTATATGCCAGATTCCCATATCTTTTACTCAAGCAGCATTAGGGACAGAAATAGATATACCAACATTAAACGGTGCAAAAAAAATTCACATTCCGAGAGGAACTCAGTCAGGACACACCTTCCGGTTAAAAGGTGAGGGTACCCACCACCTCAGGGGACATGGCAGAGGGGACCAAATTGTTCAGGTAATAGTAAAAACCCCAACCAAATTGACTAAAAGACAGGAAGAGTTATTGACAGAATTTGCCAGTATAAACGAAGAAGAAACACCTCTAAAAAAAAGGTTTTGGAAATAA
- a CDS encoding Gldg family protein yields the protein MKIKGIFLNRSTRYGTHMIITVLIVLGILILIGAISVRHHFRFDLTKTKRHSLSDETIKVLSSINKEVNAIAFYQENSGSEGELKDFFKLYKYKNQKFNYRFIDPDRNPTLAKKYGITDYGTTVFESGKNETRVSWGREEQITNAILKVIREGKKAVYFLKGHGENDIAIFAKEGYSQAKKALEGQNYEVKELTLLRADSIPEDASVLIISGPKKELMESEMKLIKGYIEKGGNLLFLIDPFTVPGLAALLEGYNIKLREDIIIDTMSQLFGGDYLIPIIGQYEPHSITRNFNINTFFPFARSIEIIKQAKAGIAVEPLANTNKESWGEINRKMLDKEGKAKFDSGHDTHGPLTIAAVVTIQTGEKKNGKKEGENSKMAVFGDSDFANNSYFNILGNKDLFLNTINWLAEEEDLISIRPKDTDYNPVILSRAMGKVIFFIPVVIIPAMILVSGIVVLSVKRWKK from the coding sequence ATGAAGATCAAAGGCATTTTTTTAAATAGGTCCACCAGGTACGGAACCCATATGATTATAACGGTCTTAATAGTTTTAGGGATACTCATACTCATTGGGGCAATATCGGTAAGACACCACTTCAGGTTTGATCTGACTAAGACAAAAAGGCACAGCCTGTCTGATGAGACAATAAAGGTACTTAGTTCTATCAACAAAGAAGTAAATGCTATTGCATTTTATCAGGAAAACTCTGGCAGTGAGGGAGAGCTAAAAGATTTCTTCAAATTATATAAGTATAAAAATCAAAAATTTAATTACAGGTTTATAGATCCTGACAGAAATCCTACACTGGCAAAAAAATACGGAATAACTGATTACGGTACCACGGTATTTGAAAGTGGTAAAAATGAGACGAGGGTTTCCTGGGGCAGAGAAGAACAGATTACCAATGCTATACTCAAGGTTATCAGGGAAGGGAAAAAGGCAGTTTATTTTCTTAAAGGACACGGAGAAAACGACATCGCTATATTTGCCAAGGAGGGATACAGCCAGGCAAAAAAGGCTCTGGAGGGACAAAATTATGAAGTAAAAGAGTTGACTCTTCTAAGAGCTGACAGTATTCCAGAAGATGCCTCTGTCCTGATTATAAGCGGTCCTAAAAAGGAACTCATGGAAAGTGAAATGAAACTTATTAAAGGGTATATTGAAAAAGGTGGTAACCTCCTATTCTTGATCGACCCATTTACCGTTCCAGGACTTGCTGCCCTTTTGGAGGGATACAATATAAAGCTCAGAGAGGATATCATAATAGATACAATGAGTCAGCTATTCGGCGGAGACTACCTGATCCCTATAATCGGGCAGTACGAACCCCACAGCATTACAAGAAACTTTAATATAAACACCTTTTTCCCTTTTGCCCGCTCTATAGAGATAATTAAGCAGGCAAAGGCTGGTATCGCTGTGGAACCTTTGGCCAATACCAATAAGGAAAGTTGGGGGGAAATTAACAGGAAAATGCTCGATAAAGAAGGCAAAGCCAAGTTTGACAGCGGTCATGATACCCATGGACCACTAACCATTGCTGCTGTTGTAACCATACAAACAGGGGAGAAAAAGAACGGAAAAAAGGAGGGAGAAAATTCCAAAATGGCAGTTTTTGGAGACTCCGATTTTGCCAACAATAGTTATTTCAATATCCTGGGCAATAAAGACCTCTTTTTAAACACGATAAACTGGCTGGCTGAGGAAGAAGATTTAATATCAATACGGCCCAAGGATACTGATTATAACCCCGTGATCCTTTCAAGAGCTATGGGAAAAGTCATCTTCTTTATACCTGTAGTTATCATACCGGCCATGATTTTAGTCTCTGGAATTGTGGTATTAAGCGTTAAGAGGTGGAAGAAGTGA
- a CDS encoding diadenylate cyclase yields MDFLINISRDFRIADFFDIAIMVVFFYIIMLWFKRTVYRFVFIGISILGLVYMLARFFQLYVTVFVLQGFFAILLIAIVVIFQEDLRRIFERMVMWRLLRKRRSTVSTHEEIDILSRAVNKLALRRFGALIVLKGNDHLDRHLKGGFLLEGKLSEPLLESIFDPHSVGHDGAVVIENNRVTKFGCHLPLSFNTLKIGNLGLRHTAALGLTERSDALCIVVSEERGTISIAKEELLERLENPEQLIKNLELFYQERFPGKQTKTRLSWLRENSREKAIAILLSCGLWLAIGYQTGSVRRDFVVPIEYRNLAPDLIIEEPKPKEVTVTLTGSEQAFNLLNPQMLKISLDMSRVHEGNQKLVLERNNLRYPPNLSVMRIEPGRIQITAYRLVPIDIPVRVQTFGKLLHELALRQIVVTPRLVRVMALPQSKKDVEILTEPIDLNNINGSITLSPNLVFPPNIQFMNNKQPQVRVTFKVEQKQ; encoded by the coding sequence ATGGACTTTTTAATAAATATCAGTCGGGATTTTCGAATTGCAGACTTCTTTGATATCGCTATCATGGTCGTCTTTTTTTATATTATAATGCTTTGGTTTAAGAGAACGGTTTATCGCTTTGTTTTCATTGGAATCAGCATTCTGGGACTGGTATACATGCTAGCGCGGTTCTTTCAACTCTATGTCACCGTATTTGTTTTACAAGGTTTTTTTGCTATACTTCTTATTGCCATAGTAGTAATATTTCAAGAAGACCTGCGCAGGATCTTTGAAAGAATGGTCATGTGGCGACTGCTTAGAAAAAGACGATCTACGGTATCGACTCACGAGGAGATCGATATCCTCAGTAGGGCCGTGAATAAACTCGCTCTCAGGCGTTTTGGAGCATTAATAGTCCTTAAAGGCAATGATCATCTAGACCGGCACTTGAAAGGAGGATTCCTTCTGGAAGGAAAGCTGAGTGAACCACTATTAGAGAGCATCTTTGACCCCCATTCCGTTGGACATGATGGCGCAGTAGTTATCGAAAACAATCGGGTTACTAAATTCGGTTGCCACCTACCTCTTTCTTTCAATACACTTAAGATCGGGAATCTGGGATTACGACACACCGCTGCTTTAGGACTGACAGAGCGTTCAGATGCCCTGTGCATTGTCGTATCTGAAGAACGAGGAACTATCAGTATAGCCAAGGAGGAACTGCTTGAGAGGCTGGAAAACCCTGAACAGTTGATAAAAAACCTTGAACTATTCTATCAGGAAAGATTCCCGGGGAAGCAAACAAAAACGCGGTTGAGTTGGCTACGGGAAAACTCTCGAGAAAAAGCCATAGCCATTCTTCTATCCTGTGGTTTGTGGCTGGCCATTGGTTATCAGACAGGAAGCGTGCGTCGCGACTTTGTTGTCCCTATTGAATATCGAAACCTTGCACCTGATTTGATTATAGAAGAACCGAAACCAAAAGAGGTTACAGTAACATTGACAGGGTCAGAACAGGCATTCAATCTTCTGAATCCACAAATGCTGAAGATATCACTGGACATGTCCAGAGTCCATGAGGGAAATCAAAAGCTAGTTCTTGAGAGGAATAATTTGCGATACCCTCCAAATCTATCAGTAATGCGAATTGAGCCAGGTAGGATTCAAATCACTGCTTACAGGCTGGTCCCCATAGATATTCCTGTCAGGGTACAGACATTCGGAAAGCTTCTTCACGAACTAGCTCTTCGACAAATCGTGGTTACTCCCAGGTTAGTTAGGGTTATGGCTTTACCGCAAAGCAAAAAAGATGTTGAAATCCTGACAGAACCCATTGATCTAAATAACATCAACGGCTCTATAACTCTGAGTCCCAACCTGGTATTTCCTCCAAATATTCAATTTATGAACAACAAACAACCACAAGTTCGGGTCACCTTCAAGGTCGAGCAAAAGCAATAG
- a CDS encoding ABC transporter permease produces MVNFYAILKKELGSYFKSPIAYMVITVFSVISGYFFYNLFALFGVMSVQSMNNPYMQSALNITEEVVGPVFSTMSILVLFMTPFLTMRLFSEEKKSGTIELLMTFPIRDIEIILGKFGACFLTFLVMLAPTIFYQVILFILGKPELGPVISGYIGIILLGASFISLGILISTMTENQIIAAVVTFGALLLFWIIQWGANFAGPVFAKVLIQLSIIEHYQEFARGVIDTNDAIFYILFAFFFLFLTMRSLESKKWRG; encoded by the coding sequence ATGGTCAATTTTTATGCTATCTTGAAGAAGGAATTGGGCTCCTATTTTAAATCCCCGATTGCATACATGGTGATAACCGTCTTTTCTGTAATTTCGGGTTACTTCTTTTACAACCTCTTTGCCCTCTTTGGGGTAATGAGTGTTCAGTCAATGAACAATCCTTATATGCAGTCTGCTTTAAATATTACTGAGGAAGTAGTAGGGCCAGTATTTTCCACCATGAGTATTCTCGTTCTGTTTATGACACCTTTTTTGACAATGAGGCTCTTTTCTGAAGAGAAAAAATCTGGAACCATTGAGCTACTTATGACATTTCCCATCAGGGATATAGAAATAATACTGGGAAAGTTTGGGGCATGTTTTCTTACCTTTCTCGTAATGTTAGCTCCTACTATTTTTTATCAGGTAATCCTCTTCATATTGGGCAAACCAGAATTAGGCCCGGTTATATCCGGCTATATAGGGATTATTCTGCTGGGGGCATCTTTTATTTCCCTGGGTATACTGATTTCAACAATGACCGAGAATCAGATTATAGCTGCAGTAGTAACATTTGGGGCATTATTGCTTTTCTGGATAATACAGTGGGGAGCCAATTTTGCAGGACCAGTATTTGCAAAGGTGCTTATCCAGCTTTCAATAATAGAACACTACCAGGAATTTGCCAGAGGGGTTATAGATACCAATGACGCTATATTTTACATCCTCTTCGCCTTCTTCTTCCTCTTCTTAACTATGAGGTCGTTGGAATCTAAGAAATGGAGGGGCTAA
- a CDS encoding DUF4340 domain-containing protein yields the protein MNLKKLGILAVVLILLGIYFYFYEVPVERERKEAKEKTKKVIVFKPEDVEELRLKIEGKTILFSKDKDQWMIKEPIVAKGEDEAIEKALNSLVKAEIERTIDERPASLMDYGLDKPSIEITIKEKNKPRLETILLGNKNPTDYYVYVKRENSKAVMLTSSGLKEQLNQEIYSYRDKTVIDFKVEDIKNLGLRYEDKQANLRLDDKKDWEIVKPIKAKADGGSIRRLLYSLKNSRIKGFIEETPKDLNRYGLDSPKIEITFFTDKNHPAKSLLIGERVKKGSDFYAKWKDVKNVFLLPENSLKDYPKTEFDLRDKTVLDFEKEKIFRVELKYPREQIVLVNDDKNQWNITKPIRAKADEFEVSDLLWALLDIRAEGFINDSLKAHRTYKLNKPVIEVNLLEKGQKKPVWLIIASKGDGGKNLFAKTNITDTVYQLSPDVLKVLTKTPFNLRDKTLLAFKNEDVEKIQLNYPDRTFILKLGKGDWKAIKPIKTTLNKAEVISFLWDIKLLKFKEIISEGMKEDPSVYGFNKPKTEITLWDNKENKIGSIIIGKKVQDKDMLYAKVDFSPTIYGIEPQFLEKLPHDINDLK from the coding sequence GTGAACCTGAAAAAACTGGGGATTCTGGCGGTTGTATTAATACTCCTCGGAATATATTTTTACTTTTACGAGGTACCGGTAGAGCGGGAGAGAAAAGAGGCAAAGGAGAAGACCAAAAAGGTCATTGTCTTTAAACCTGAGGATGTGGAGGAGCTCAGGTTAAAAATCGAAGGTAAAACCATACTATTTAGTAAAGATAAAGACCAATGGATGATAAAAGAACCCATTGTTGCAAAAGGTGAGGATGAAGCAATAGAAAAGGCTCTGAACAGTCTGGTGAAGGCAGAAATAGAACGAACCATTGATGAAAGACCTGCTAGCCTGATGGATTATGGCCTGGATAAACCCTCCATAGAAATAACTATAAAAGAGAAGAATAAGCCCAGGCTGGAAACAATCCTTTTGGGCAACAAAAACCCAACCGATTACTATGTTTATGTGAAGAGAGAAAACTCAAAAGCAGTCATGCTGACATCTTCCGGGTTGAAAGAGCAACTGAATCAGGAGATATACTCCTATAGAGATAAGACAGTAATTGACTTCAAAGTAGAAGATATAAAAAACCTTGGTCTCAGATATGAAGATAAACAAGCAAACTTGAGGCTTGATGACAAAAAGGATTGGGAAATCGTCAAGCCCATAAAAGCAAAGGCTGATGGAGGAAGTATTAGAAGGCTATTGTATAGCCTGAAAAACTCCAGAATCAAAGGATTCATAGAGGAAACCCCAAAAGATTTGAACAGATATGGTCTTGACTCTCCGAAAATTGAGATTACCTTTTTTACAGATAAAAATCACCCTGCAAAATCACTTTTAATAGGAGAAAGAGTTAAGAAGGGGAGCGACTTCTATGCCAAGTGGAAAGATGTTAAAAATGTCTTTTTGCTTCCGGAGAATTCCCTTAAGGACTATCCCAAAACCGAATTCGATCTCAGGGATAAAACAGTATTGGATTTTGAAAAGGAAAAAATCTTTAGAGTTGAGCTTAAATATCCTCGTGAACAAATAGTATTAGTAAATGATGACAAAAATCAATGGAATATAACAAAACCCATAAGGGCAAAAGCAGATGAATTTGAGGTCAGCGACTTACTCTGGGCACTGCTGGATATTAGAGCAGAAGGGTTTATCAATGACAGTCTAAAAGCTCATAGAACCTATAAGTTAAATAAGCCTGTCATAGAAGTCAACCTTTTGGAAAAAGGTCAAAAAAAACCCGTGTGGCTTATTATAGCCAGTAAGGGGGATGGAGGGAAAAATCTATTTGCCAAGACAAACATAACAGATACAGTTTACCAATTATCTCCTGATGTTCTTAAGGTTCTCACCAAAACCCCTTTCAACCTCAGGGACAAAACCCTTCTCGCATTTAAGAATGAGGATGTAGAAAAGATTCAATTAAACTACCCTGATAGGACCTTTATTCTGAAGCTCGGGAAAGGGGACTGGAAGGCAATAAAACCAATAAAAACCACACTCAATAAGGCTGAGGTTATCTCGTTTCTATGGGACATTAAACTCCTTAAATTTAAGGAGATAATATCTGAGGGTATGAAAGAAGATCCTTCAGTTTATGGTTTTAATAAACCAAAAACAGAGATAACCCTATGGGACAATAAAGAAAACAAGATAGGTTCTATTATCATAGGTAAGAAGGTACAGGACAAGGATATGCTTTACGCTAAGGTTGATTTTAGTCCAACTATATATGGAATCGAGCCACAGTTCCTGGAAAAATTGCCACATGATATTAATGACTTAAAATAG
- a CDS encoding ATP-binding protein, protein MLNKIDINKYKVPFEKLRWICPSEWFDFNCTNHVKPLKEFIGQDRALDSINFGLDVKSQGYNLFLTGLTGTGKATTIKTCIEEFITKKQGEGIEFKPEDWCYVYNFSDPDHPKVLKLPQGYGKSFNTQMEKLLKTLQEEIPKVFSSEDYNKQKQGVMENQQKEYQDALNELDMEARNHDLMVEMTSMGAVVVPVLEGKPMSREDFLALKEEERGAIEAKRRELMKLVDETMGRFRDLNKKTEEKIKAIKRKAGEFTISGLFNELFEAYSEYPDLIGFLEEVKEYTLDHLDLFTNALVSPQIQGALFSSQVDPFTEYRVNLFVDNSATSGPPVIIETNPNWFNMFGKIERKAFMGTYVSDHTMIKPGAVQLANGGYLILNVRDVLLNPGVWEGIKRIIRNKEVKVEEPWEQYGFFTPQGMKPQPIPIEIKMVLMGEDYVYQLLSVYDEDFWEMFKVKVDFNYQVNRTDENMAAYASFIRQCCDTEKLLAFDRTGVAKILEYAARAVADQEKLSSRFGQLKDLIIESNYWAKKAEGSMITGEHVEKAMREKVYRYNLLAERIRQLIVEGTLMVDTEGAVVGQVNGLSVYDLGTFSFGRPSRITAKTFFGRSGVINIERESQLSGHTHDKGVLILSGYLGWKYAQDKPLSLSASLCFEQSYTGVEGDSASSTELYAILSSLSGLHIKQGIAVTGSVNQKGEIQPIGGVNQKIEGFFDVCKLKGLTGEQGVIIPYQNVKNLMLREDIVDTVRECRFNVYAVKTIDEGIEILTGVPSGEKQTDGSYPEGTTNHLVDKRLKELAEGLKKFYASEEISEKK, encoded by the coding sequence ATGCTAAATAAGATCGATATAAATAAGTATAAGGTTCCCTTTGAAAAGTTGCGTTGGATCTGCCCCTCGGAATGGTTCGACTTCAATTGCACCAACCATGTTAAACCACTTAAAGAATTTATTGGTCAGGATCGGGCATTGGATTCAATCAATTTTGGATTGGATGTAAAAAGCCAGGGATACAATCTTTTTTTAACTGGTCTAACAGGAACAGGTAAAGCTACAACCATAAAAACCTGTATAGAGGAGTTTATAACAAAGAAACAGGGTGAAGGGATAGAGTTTAAACCTGAGGATTGGTGCTACGTCTATAACTTTTCTGACCCGGATCACCCAAAGGTACTTAAACTACCCCAAGGATATGGAAAATCCTTCAATACTCAGATGGAGAAGCTCCTTAAAACCCTGCAAGAAGAGATACCAAAGGTATTTAGTAGCGAGGACTACAATAAACAGAAGCAAGGGGTAATGGAAAATCAACAGAAGGAGTATCAGGATGCGCTGAATGAGCTGGATATGGAAGCGAGAAATCATGACCTTATGGTAGAAATGACTTCAATGGGAGCAGTGGTTGTCCCTGTACTTGAAGGGAAACCGATGTCCAGGGAAGATTTTTTAGCCCTCAAAGAAGAAGAAAGGGGAGCTATTGAGGCAAAACGTCGGGAACTAATGAAACTGGTAGACGAAACTATGGGCAGGTTCCGAGATTTGAACAAGAAAACAGAGGAAAAAATTAAGGCAATCAAGCGCAAAGCGGGCGAATTCACCATATCCGGTCTATTTAATGAATTGTTTGAAGCTTACAGTGAATACCCTGATCTGATAGGTTTTCTTGAAGAGGTTAAGGAATATACGTTAGACCATCTGGACTTATTTACCAATGCCCTTGTATCACCCCAAATTCAAGGGGCTCTTTTTTCTTCTCAGGTAGATCCCTTTACGGAATACAGAGTCAATCTATTTGTAGATAATAGTGCCACCAGTGGTCCTCCCGTGATTATTGAAACTAACCCCAATTGGTTTAACATGTTTGGTAAGATTGAAAGAAAAGCTTTTATGGGTACTTATGTAAGCGATCATACTATGATTAAACCGGGGGCTGTTCAATTGGCAAATGGCGGTTATCTGATTTTGAATGTCCGTGATGTCTTGTTAAACCCAGGGGTGTGGGAGGGCATCAAAAGAATAATCAGGAATAAGGAAGTTAAGGTGGAAGAACCCTGGGAACAATACGGGTTTTTTACACCTCAAGGTATGAAGCCTCAACCAATACCTATAGAAATTAAGATGGTATTGATGGGTGAAGACTATGTTTATCAACTACTTTCTGTTTACGATGAAGATTTTTGGGAAATGTTTAAAGTAAAGGTGGACTTTAACTACCAGGTAAACCGTACAGATGAAAATATGGCAGCTTATGCATCTTTTATACGCCAGTGCTGTGATACGGAAAAATTGCTGGCATTTGACCGCACAGGTGTAGCCAAAATACTGGAATATGCAGCCAGGGCAGTAGCCGACCAGGAGAAGCTATCGAGCAGATTTGGTCAGTTAAAGGATTTGATTATTGAATCCAATTACTGGGCTAAGAAGGCGGAGGGTTCGATGATTACCGGTGAACATGTGGAAAAGGCAATGAGAGAAAAGGTCTACCGATATAACTTACTTGCTGAGCGAATACGTCAGCTTATAGTCGAAGGAACCCTTATGGTTGATACCGAAGGGGCTGTTGTAGGACAGGTTAATGGACTATCTGTCTATGATCTGGGAACATTCAGCTTTGGACGGCCTTCCCGTATTACCGCTAAAACCTTCTTTGGAAGAAGTGGAGTCATCAATATAGAGAGAGAATCCCAACTCAGCGGGCATACTCATGATAAAGGTGTACTCATATTGTCTGGTTACCTTGGATGGAAGTATGCCCAGGATAAGCCTTTATCTCTTTCAGCAAGCCTTTGTTTTGAGCAATCCTATACAGGTGTTGAGGGAGATAGTGCATCTTCTACGGAGCTTTATGCTATCCTGTCCAGCCTCTCTGGATTACATATAAAACAGGGGATAGCCGTTACTGGTTCAGTAAATCAGAAAGGCGAGATCCAGCCCATAGGTGGAGTAAATCAAAAGATCGAGGGATTCTTCGATGTTTGCAAGTTAAAAGGTTTAACAGGAGAGCAAGGGGTTATCATTCCTTACCAGAACGTCAAGAATCTTATGTTACGAGAAGATATAGTAGACACGGTACGCGAGTGCCGATTTAATGTCTACGCAGTAAAAACTATAGATGAGGGAATTGAGATATTAACAGGAGTACCTTCGGGAGAAAAACAGACAGATGGCTCTTATCCTGAAGGTACTACAAATCATCTGGTAGATAAACGCCTGAAAGAATTGGCTGAAGGGTTAAAAAAATTCTATGCTTCTGAGGAAATTAGCGAGAAAAAATGA